One Arvicanthis niloticus isolate mArvNil1 chromosome 13, mArvNil1.pat.X, whole genome shotgun sequence genomic window carries:
- the Lrp12 gene encoding low-density lipoprotein receptor-related protein 12 isoform X1, with protein sequence MARRWSTKESPRRGSAWLLLFLAGVYGNGALAELSENVHISGVSTACGETPEQIRAPSGIITSPGWPSDYPAKVNCSWLIRANPGEIITISFQDFDIQGSRRCTLDWLTIETYKNIESYRACGSTIPPPYISSQDHVWIRFHSDDSVSRKGFRLAYFSGKSEEPNCACDQFRCGNGKCIPEAWKCNSMDECGDGSDEEVCAKDAHPPTTTAFQPCAYNQFQCLSRFTKVYTCLPESLKCDGNIDCLDLGDEIDCDMPTCGQWLKYFYGTFNSPNYPDFYPPGSNCTWLIDTGDHRKVILRFTDFKLDGTGYGDYVKIYDGLEENPRKLLRVLTAFDSHAPLTVVSSSGQIRVHFCADKVNAARGFNATYQVDGFCLPWEIPCGGNWGCYTEQQRCDGYWHCPNGRDEINCTMCQKEEFPCSRNGVCYPRSDRCNYQNHCPNGSDEKNCFFCQPGNFHCKNNRCVFESWVCDSQDDCGDGSDEENCPVIVPTRVITAAVIGSLICGLLLVIALGCTCKLYSLRMFERRSFETQLSRVEAELLRREAPPSYGQLIAQGLIPPVEDFPVCSPNQASVLENLRLAVRSQLGFTSIRLPMTGRSSNIWNRIFNFARSRHSGSLALVSGDGDEAVPRQSSSRETERSHPHRSLFSVESDDTDTENERRDTAGASGGVAAPLPQKVPPATAVEATVGTGGNSSAQSTRGGHADGREVSSVEAPSVSPARHQLTSALSRMTQGLRWVRFTLGRSSSTNQNRSPLRQLDTGVSGREDDDDVEMLIPVSDGASDIDANDCSRPLLDLASDQVQGFRQPHSAGNPGVRTSNRDGPCERCGIVHTAQIPDTCLEATVKTETSDDEALLLC encoded by the exons CTTGTGGAGAGACTCCAGAACAAATCCGAGCACCAAGTGGAATAATCAcgagtccaggctggccttcagacTATCCTGCCAAAGTCAACTGTAGCTGGCTCATAAGGGCAAACCCAGGGGAAATCATTACTATAAG TTTTCAGGATTTTGATATCCAGGGGTCCAGAAGATGCACTTTGGACTGGCTGACAATAGAAacatacaagaatattgaaagtTACAGAGCTTGTGGGTCCACAATTCCGCCTCCGTATATCTCTTCCCAAGACCACGTTTGGATCCGGTTCCACTCGGATGACAGTGTGTCCAGGAAAGGCTTCAGGTTGGCGTACTTTTCag GGAAATCTGAGGAACCAAACTGTGCCTGTGATCAGTTCCGTTGTGGCAATGGAAAGTGTATTCCAGAAGCCTGGAAGTGTAACAGCATGGACGAGTGTGGAGACGGTTCTGACGAGGAGGTCTGTGCCAAAGATGCTCACCCCCCAACAACGACTGCTTTCCAGCCCTGCGCCTACAACCAGTTCCAGTGTCTGTCCCGCTTCACCAAGGTTTACACGTGCCTCCCTGAGTCCTTAAAGTGTGACGGGAACATCGACTGCCTGGACCTAGGAGACGAGATTGACTGTGACATGCCAACGTGCGGACAGTGGTTAAAGTACTTCTATGGCACCTTCAATTCTCCCAACTACCCCGACTTTTATCCTCCTGGAAGTAACTGCACCTGGCTGATAGACACTGGCGATCATCGGAAAGTCATCTTACGGTTCACTGACTTTAAACTTGATGGTACCGGATATGGTGATTATGTCAAAATATATGATGGACTGGAGGAGAATCCTCGCAAGCTTTTGCGAGTGCTAACTGCTTTTGATTCTCATGCTCCTCTGACGGTCGTTTCTTCCTCTGGACAGATAAGGGTGCATTTCTGTGCTGACAAAGTGAACGCTGCAAGAGGCTTCAATGCTACTTACCAAGTTGACGGCTTCTGTTTGCCATGGGAAATACCCTGTGGGGGCAACTGGGGGTGTTACACAGAGCAACAGCGCTGTGACGGGTACTGGCATTGCCCAAACGGAAGGGATGAAATCAACTGTACCATGTGCCAAAAGGAAGAATTTCCGTGTTCTCGGAATGGCGTCTGCTACCCTCGTTCTGACCGGTGCAACTACCAAAATCATTGTCCAAATGGCTCTGATGAAAAAAACTGCTTCTTTTGCCAGCCAGGGAATTTTCACTGTAAGAACAACCGCTGTGTGTTTGAAAGCTGGGTGTGTGATTCCCAGGATGACTGTGGTGACGGCAGTGATGAGGAGAACTGCCCGGTTATTGTGCCCACCAGAGTCATAACAGCAGCCGTCATTGGGAGCCTCATCTGTGGCCTCCTACTTGTCATCGCATTGGGGTGCACTTGCAAGCTTTATTCTCTGAGAATGTTTGAACGGAG GTCATTTGAGACCCAGTTGTCCCGGgtggaggcagagctgctgcgAAGAGAGGCCCCTCCCTCGTATGGACAGTTGATCGCTCAGGGCCTGATCCCCCCAGTAGAAGATTTCCCTGTCTGTTCACCTAATCAG GCTTCGGTTTTAGAAAACCTGAGGCTAGCTGTTCGATCTCAGCTGGGATTTACTTCAATCAGGCTTCCTATGACAGGCAGATCTAGCAACATTTGGAATCGTATTTTTAATTTTGCAAGATCACGTCACTCAGGGTCATTGGCTTTGGTCTCAGGAGATGGAGATGAGGCTGTCCCTAGGCAGAGTAGCAGCAGAGAAACTGAAAGGAGTCACCCTCACAGAAGCCTGTTCTCCGTGGAGTCGgatgacacagacacagaaaacgAGAGAAGGGATACAGCGGGCGCCTCGGGCGGGGTAGCAGCACCTTTGCCCCAGAAGGTCCCTCCCGCAACCGCAGTCGAGGCCACAGTGGGAACAGGTGGGAATTCCTCGGCTCAGAGCACCCGAGGTGGCCACGCAGACGGAAGGGAAGTGTCAAGTGTGGAAGCCCCCAGTGTGAGCCCAGCACGTCACCAGCTCACAAGTGCTTTAAGTCGGATGACGCAGGGCCTGCGCTGGGTACGCTTTACGTTAGGTCGGTCAAGCTCCACAAACCAGAACCGGAGCCCTTTGAGACAGCTGGACACCGGGGTGAGTGGAAGAGAAGACGACGATGATGTCGAGATGCTAATTCCCGTTTCTGACGGAGCTTCAGACATTGATGCCAATGACTGCTCCAGGCCTCTTCTTGATCTTGCCTCAGACCAAGTACAAGGGTTTAGACAGCCACACAGTGCAGGAAACCCTGGAGTGAGAACAAGTAACCGGGACGGCCCCTGCGAGCGCTGTGGCATTGTGCACACCGCCCAGATACCAGACACTTGCTTAGAAGCGACAGTGAAAACCGAAACGAGTGACGACGAGGCTTTGCTGCTGTGTTAG
- the Lrp12 gene encoding low-density lipoprotein receptor-related protein 12 isoform X2, with amino-acid sequence MARRWSTKESPRRGSAWLLLFLAGVYACGETPEQIRAPSGIITSPGWPSDYPAKVNCSWLIRANPGEIITISFQDFDIQGSRRCTLDWLTIETYKNIESYRACGSTIPPPYISSQDHVWIRFHSDDSVSRKGFRLAYFSGKSEEPNCACDQFRCGNGKCIPEAWKCNSMDECGDGSDEEVCAKDAHPPTTTAFQPCAYNQFQCLSRFTKVYTCLPESLKCDGNIDCLDLGDEIDCDMPTCGQWLKYFYGTFNSPNYPDFYPPGSNCTWLIDTGDHRKVILRFTDFKLDGTGYGDYVKIYDGLEENPRKLLRVLTAFDSHAPLTVVSSSGQIRVHFCADKVNAARGFNATYQVDGFCLPWEIPCGGNWGCYTEQQRCDGYWHCPNGRDEINCTMCQKEEFPCSRNGVCYPRSDRCNYQNHCPNGSDEKNCFFCQPGNFHCKNNRCVFESWVCDSQDDCGDGSDEENCPVIVPTRVITAAVIGSLICGLLLVIALGCTCKLYSLRMFERRSFETQLSRVEAELLRREAPPSYGQLIAQGLIPPVEDFPVCSPNQASVLENLRLAVRSQLGFTSIRLPMTGRSSNIWNRIFNFARSRHSGSLALVSGDGDEAVPRQSSSRETERSHPHRSLFSVESDDTDTENERRDTAGASGGVAAPLPQKVPPATAVEATVGTGGNSSAQSTRGGHADGREVSSVEAPSVSPARHQLTSALSRMTQGLRWVRFTLGRSSSTNQNRSPLRQLDTGVSGREDDDDVEMLIPVSDGASDIDANDCSRPLLDLASDQVQGFRQPHSAGNPGVRTSNRDGPCERCGIVHTAQIPDTCLEATVKTETSDDEALLLC; translated from the exons CTTGTGGAGAGACTCCAGAACAAATCCGAGCACCAAGTGGAATAATCAcgagtccaggctggccttcagacTATCCTGCCAAAGTCAACTGTAGCTGGCTCATAAGGGCAAACCCAGGGGAAATCATTACTATAAG TTTTCAGGATTTTGATATCCAGGGGTCCAGAAGATGCACTTTGGACTGGCTGACAATAGAAacatacaagaatattgaaagtTACAGAGCTTGTGGGTCCACAATTCCGCCTCCGTATATCTCTTCCCAAGACCACGTTTGGATCCGGTTCCACTCGGATGACAGTGTGTCCAGGAAAGGCTTCAGGTTGGCGTACTTTTCag GGAAATCTGAGGAACCAAACTGTGCCTGTGATCAGTTCCGTTGTGGCAATGGAAAGTGTATTCCAGAAGCCTGGAAGTGTAACAGCATGGACGAGTGTGGAGACGGTTCTGACGAGGAGGTCTGTGCCAAAGATGCTCACCCCCCAACAACGACTGCTTTCCAGCCCTGCGCCTACAACCAGTTCCAGTGTCTGTCCCGCTTCACCAAGGTTTACACGTGCCTCCCTGAGTCCTTAAAGTGTGACGGGAACATCGACTGCCTGGACCTAGGAGACGAGATTGACTGTGACATGCCAACGTGCGGACAGTGGTTAAAGTACTTCTATGGCACCTTCAATTCTCCCAACTACCCCGACTTTTATCCTCCTGGAAGTAACTGCACCTGGCTGATAGACACTGGCGATCATCGGAAAGTCATCTTACGGTTCACTGACTTTAAACTTGATGGTACCGGATATGGTGATTATGTCAAAATATATGATGGACTGGAGGAGAATCCTCGCAAGCTTTTGCGAGTGCTAACTGCTTTTGATTCTCATGCTCCTCTGACGGTCGTTTCTTCCTCTGGACAGATAAGGGTGCATTTCTGTGCTGACAAAGTGAACGCTGCAAGAGGCTTCAATGCTACTTACCAAGTTGACGGCTTCTGTTTGCCATGGGAAATACCCTGTGGGGGCAACTGGGGGTGTTACACAGAGCAACAGCGCTGTGACGGGTACTGGCATTGCCCAAACGGAAGGGATGAAATCAACTGTACCATGTGCCAAAAGGAAGAATTTCCGTGTTCTCGGAATGGCGTCTGCTACCCTCGTTCTGACCGGTGCAACTACCAAAATCATTGTCCAAATGGCTCTGATGAAAAAAACTGCTTCTTTTGCCAGCCAGGGAATTTTCACTGTAAGAACAACCGCTGTGTGTTTGAAAGCTGGGTGTGTGATTCCCAGGATGACTGTGGTGACGGCAGTGATGAGGAGAACTGCCCGGTTATTGTGCCCACCAGAGTCATAACAGCAGCCGTCATTGGGAGCCTCATCTGTGGCCTCCTACTTGTCATCGCATTGGGGTGCACTTGCAAGCTTTATTCTCTGAGAATGTTTGAACGGAG GTCATTTGAGACCCAGTTGTCCCGGgtggaggcagagctgctgcgAAGAGAGGCCCCTCCCTCGTATGGACAGTTGATCGCTCAGGGCCTGATCCCCCCAGTAGAAGATTTCCCTGTCTGTTCACCTAATCAG GCTTCGGTTTTAGAAAACCTGAGGCTAGCTGTTCGATCTCAGCTGGGATTTACTTCAATCAGGCTTCCTATGACAGGCAGATCTAGCAACATTTGGAATCGTATTTTTAATTTTGCAAGATCACGTCACTCAGGGTCATTGGCTTTGGTCTCAGGAGATGGAGATGAGGCTGTCCCTAGGCAGAGTAGCAGCAGAGAAACTGAAAGGAGTCACCCTCACAGAAGCCTGTTCTCCGTGGAGTCGgatgacacagacacagaaaacgAGAGAAGGGATACAGCGGGCGCCTCGGGCGGGGTAGCAGCACCTTTGCCCCAGAAGGTCCCTCCCGCAACCGCAGTCGAGGCCACAGTGGGAACAGGTGGGAATTCCTCGGCTCAGAGCACCCGAGGTGGCCACGCAGACGGAAGGGAAGTGTCAAGTGTGGAAGCCCCCAGTGTGAGCCCAGCACGTCACCAGCTCACAAGTGCTTTAAGTCGGATGACGCAGGGCCTGCGCTGGGTACGCTTTACGTTAGGTCGGTCAAGCTCCACAAACCAGAACCGGAGCCCTTTGAGACAGCTGGACACCGGGGTGAGTGGAAGAGAAGACGACGATGATGTCGAGATGCTAATTCCCGTTTCTGACGGAGCTTCAGACATTGATGCCAATGACTGCTCCAGGCCTCTTCTTGATCTTGCCTCAGACCAAGTACAAGGGTTTAGACAGCCACACAGTGCAGGAAACCCTGGAGTGAGAACAAGTAACCGGGACGGCCCCTGCGAGCGCTGTGGCATTGTGCACACCGCCCAGATACCAGACACTTGCTTAGAAGCGACAGTGAAAACCGAAACGAGTGACGACGAGGCTTTGCTGCTGTGTTAG